The segment CTGATGGAAGTTCCAAAATTCTGAAACGAGGCTAAGATTGTCTCGTGTTTCTGTGGTGTCACGCCTTGCAGTTCCGTGATGCAGTGAATTTGACTCAGCAGAAATATCAGGAATTTTCTCGCATGTGATTTGAAGATCGATGTCAGCACGGACGCTTGGGCTTCCGATTGGGTTGTCTTCTTCACCTGTGCGTGTAGTTTCACCTgtaggatcgacgtcagatGTCTCAGCAGAATCGTTGGTTCTGTACACACCGTCGTTGGATTTGTTTCGGGTAAATAGTGGTTCGATAGACggatgtcttgaatcaaccaaattagctgtacccaggtcttcggatcggtcgactgaaagtccgcttctctctccttcaggctcttgatcgcaaggattaggtacggaagctggctggttttgggctggaatatcttctgttgattgttcttgattttgttgaatagatgtcgtaggctcaggttcagttgattttccattcggggagttcctcgtgaaaaaccctaacacagtttttgctactgaactagacttaggcgaaacttttggaggagacttagctggagaaatacgcgcagcaattctagcaaaaatagaGGGTGAACGCTCCTCTGAAACGGTTCCAGAGGCAAAACTACCTCTGGGTTTCCGTCTGGAAACAAGATCAAGACGAGCTACGGCTTCGTACGCACCGTTAGACCTAAGCTTACTTAACTGAGAACTAACTCTAGATGGTTGTGTACTTACAGCGGAAGAAGCGGGTTTACTAGCCGGTTCAGAAATTGGTTTGGGAGTGGTACAAGCTGGACATGTATCAGGTGCAATTTGGGGTTCAACATGCAACTTATCAAAATTAAGCGATCTAGCAACAGTTAGCTCACTGGGCCGGGGAACATTTATTTGGGGCACACTGGGTTGTATGGGAGTTCGTGGAATTCTAGAcccgccagtaataacatcatcattcattgtggttgagttcaaaaagcgctgccaccattatgtaataCATCCCTTTGGGGGTTGAGTactacaaagaattaaatgttgtttggaataggaatttaagtgaactcggaggcgaattacccacaatgatagacgtgtattttacttgactaaggccataagaattacacgggacaggacatacaatatgacaagaaagggaataacgagccaaaccataatgacAAACAGAATAAGGAAATtattggaagcttaccgatgtagcgcgagcgttacgggagtgcacgttggtaaaacgataggaAGCGGAGATATTAACACTCAgcaattcgactactaaacgtttcagaactgtgagaagactctagcaaattcaagaatttgcaccgacagagtttccgcgtctaaacgttgtggaagttgccgaacgactctgtttgtcggaaatgtgggttcatcacgaaacctcgcatttcgggagtggtcacagacactgatggcctgtcgcaactcggcacgagcaaccaatcaagagatgttttattaattgattgattatgacgtgtaagcaaccaatcaactgattgtttatttattgtgcgatatgcgcatcagttgcaggtgttcatcgaggtcagctaaaagcgttgatgacttcatctccggattgacaaacaacgtttcaaggaagtaaacaggaaatacgatacgaattgtaaacgttaacataaggaaaaaggtggatatcataagtgaaaaagggagtagcataagatcataaaatgtgggcatgttgagtaaatatatgtgtaggccttcgttacacaAGTTTACCTCTTTTAAGATTTGCCAGACGTGTATTTAtttgacttctacaatagcaatacaaccaaaccaagaagcatgacaCTATTCTCactattgttgcgaataacattgcttttatagagaattgcaagtggcacagtgggtgtggcttagatggcggtggcgtttggtcacttggtcatgtgggcgttgccttggtgtacaccttgcgtacactcaatgtccgtgcagatttgccatcttctgtaaagcgtaaataatgcagttggctcgttacattccttcccccctgtgcggcaggataaattggtcctccaatttcaCCTTTGTGTGCAGACTTCAGGTCTTAGGAAGGCAACTTGAATTGCGCcatattatatatttataagAAGCGTCTAAACTATTGTAGCATTGGTAACATTTTGCGCTGATTAAAATAATTGGGTGTTATTTTCCTTTAGATGATGTCTGGCTGTTGgtacacttgttttttctttttagcactcggaattttcggaatagatttcgaatgctagtttcgtcatctatatagtcctgtGCATATTTTCCGTCCGTATTGAGGTTATCATCTCGAGCTCCTCGACGTaacaatatttctataatatcTGTATGCCTGTACCTTACAGCTATTTGCAACGCAGTTTCCTTTGATGTGCGTGATCTCCTATTGATGAATTCCGCTGGACATACTTCCGCGaagaatttgttgttatatttagcagcataatgtaacactgtttcttcatccagcgttTGGTGCACAATAATTCGATCCatccacaaatatttaatacattccatattattgagatagccactagtaatgctcccatgctgttttggatgttgaatgtGTTACCGTGATGGGATAGAATACGGAGTAAATGGACATTATTATCCGCTGCTGCTCGGTGTGCTATTGTCATCCCCTCCTCGTAAATATTGCTATCAGCTCCGTATTGGAGGAAcatatctttcttttatcacactcccgtgtaataatgttgttccattggggaaaacagtgtccagaatttgttttatgtttttcccattttctcttgcttctagtAGGTGGTTTCTGATCATTTCTCTTGATACTTCCAGCAAATTGTAGTTGAATTCTCCTTTGGGGCCGTTCACATACTACGTAGTGGGCTtaggggggggagggggtcagACAAATTACTTCAAAATACTACGGGGGGAGCCCGGGGATTTGATACGTAgtagaaacaaattttcaaaaattttccaattaaaaaaaaaaaaaattttttttcctaagcTGGCAACGCTGtcgttgtttatttttggcgAAAGCTCCTCATGAGCAGTCGACTGTTATGGTATTTTGAAATTCGTTTGTGAGTGGATTGAAACTTAAGAATGTCTAAACAAAATCCTACGGGAAAACCGGACCTATATCAACAGTTTAAATTGTATTATTAATCCGTTAAAAAGTAGAATCTGGCAACCAGAAAAATACTTTGcatcgttaattttcaatatttcACTGTACCAAAAATGATACAAAGAATGCTTACTTTTTTAATACAGAAATAATTGAGTTTCGAaatatatataggcctatattttTTAGGGGGGTCGAGCGAGTTACTACGTAATTTCAAGGTGGGGAGTCAGCAAGAACACTTCAATCTACTACAAGGGGGAGGGAAGGGGGTAAAAATCCGCCAAAATCCCACTACTTAGTATGTGAACGGCCcctttcatcaacatcgttaTGGCGACGATTCTTCTTCGTGTCATCTCCGTGTCCAAAGCTGGGAATGTTTTCATCGTACAGTTTTTACAGTAGGCCGTTTGTGTTATTAAGGGAACTGGTAATGACCAAGTTTCCTGTTCTTCGTTGTAGATTACACTTACTGCCTTACAGTTGGCGGCCATTTCACTGTCTGACGACGATGGGTCTAAGtcactttctattttactGTAGTAGTAACCCACTTTACTCGatgatgtttcttcttcttccgtttctgatGGTGATATAGAACTTTTCTCTTGCATAAATTCAAAATCGCTTTCACTATtgctgtatcttttcttttgcataaattcacaatcTCTGTCACTATTGATGTATCTTGTTACGTCTTCTTCCATATTTATATTCCTTGATACCTGCATACTTTCACTTGCGTTCGCATTAATTTGTATCTCACCTTTAGCTTCATTACTCATTAGATTAGCTAAGAGTTCGTCTTCCCAGTCGTTTCCTGTTGGTAGCGTTTCACTTATTTCCAATTGCGGGGTATCTTCTTCAATCCAAGTCATCAAGATTTCATCACTCCAGTCTACATTTAAtagttcttcgtttttcttggtttgattcatttttttttatgtatctttCCGTGGAAGGTTGGTAATAcaactaaaaattttttcttgcttgtttgtCTGTTATATAGTTGGAGTACCCACCCCTAACATACTCCAGGTTGCTTACGACTATCTACTAAAGAAATCTACTTTGAatgacaatgtttttttttatatgtccTTTGTCTTTTAACTATCTTCTAGTCTGAGAAGCTTTTCTACAGTATAtgtgaatgttttgtttaattgatccctcctttttaagaaaaatttcttACCTTATATGTAAATGCTAGATTTTAACGACTCCTCCTTATATAGAGTTTCAGTCTCGTACacgatttctctcttttgcaGAGTGGTTTAtggaattttatttcttcccccctttttatttttttttattattattttttttaattattatttttatttttttattattattattatttttttttttttaagattgcgTCAAGGCGATCGAAGTAGTCTGGTGTAGCGTGTGCTTTGTTCTTCAGTTGTCGCTTGACTGTCTTTGCTGTTGTTTATTGAATCCCCCACTTTCCGTCATCATGTATACGTTAGACTTCGTTTTTCAGCATCTTGCTGAAATTAGAATGGCTTTTTCACTTTTCCACCCGGTGATGTTTCCAAATCCGTGTTGTGAATATCGTCGCTTCACGACTGCCGATGTGCAGTTGTTCGAAGAGTTATTCAACACGGTTCGAAGTGGTGTTTCCTTTCCCGTTGCTCCCGTATCTGTGGTACAGCCTGTTTGGTGCAACGACTTCTACTACAAGTAAGTCCGTGTTTTTGTTCATTTGTgttatccttttcttgttttcggaatttctttattgttttgttatttttgttatattttcatatttatttattattattgtgtgtttttttttgtttttttatattgaatatCCTGGCTACGCCGGACTTCGCGATATTCTTCCATACGGTTCTTGTGGTGGGCAGAATCCGGGGATGATATTTATCATCCTTCGGTTTCGGTTTCTAACATATATCCGGAGCTGACGTATTCCGATATCCAGATACGACTTGAGCACCGTCAAGTCCGATTGGCtgttttgaatcatttgaATGATTCTTCTGAGGAAGATTGATTTGCTTTCCGTCggtgtgcttttttttttcactatggttttgtttttgttcttgtttttgtttttttggttttttttttagtactgattggaaataaaatcctttactagatctatgattttttttgttttttgttgttttttttttaagtactgattggaaataaaatcctttactacatctatgatttttgtttttgttgttttttttttttttttcgttatttgttaattgtgcGTTTTAAATGGTCTTCTGGAGTACATCTGCATAGATCCTCCCACACCATTCCGTAGCCAACGACATAGCTTCATGTCGTGTGACTTCCCGtacattccttgttttgctcgttttcccattttaattcttcgataggatacaattttcctttctttggtgcACTCGGGGTGTTTATCGACGTaaggttttcttttggtgtttctgTTGCTGACGTCATTAAAGGCGCAAATTCCCTAATGAACGGTTTTTCATTTCCTCCTCCAGCGCTGTAGCAGGGTTCTGGTATCATGGAATCCATTTCTTGACCATCACTTTCGCTCACGTTACGTGATTGCTTGCGTCGTCTGAAGCTTTCCTTAATCCGTGGGATAGGATTacaggcaataaaaattcttagacAGATGAGAAATAGGATGAATCCTATCGCTGAGAGAGCCATGATTTTTAATgtgtcaaaccaggaaaacatgTTTCCGATTTGATTGTCCTGTTCTTCTGTTACTAGGATGTTTGGTAACTCCTTGCCTTCTCCTTCGTTAATTCGTCCCACCAGGTCATTTAGGATGTTCAGCTGTTCCTTTTCCATTGTTCCATGAGCTGGGTGGTTCCTTAATCCATAGTCGAAACTGTTTAAGTGCAATTCTTCGAattctgcaattaaatccAGATTTGAGGTGTGTATGGTCGCCTCTTGTTTAATCCAGTCTCCTGCTGTTGCGTTATGTTGCCACGTATGAGGATTTCCGTTGATGTTTATCAATTGTGATTTCCAAAAACACTCCGAATACGGGTGAATAGACCATCCCCAAGTAAAAGTTATCCGTCTTTTTCCCATATCGTTGGTTTTACGAAAAATATATGCGCAACTTTTCCGTAAACTAAGAtgcaatttcaatttcccaAAATCTTGTTTTGTGCATGGAAAATTATCCATATAATTTTCTTAAAAATGAATACATTTTACGGTTAACATTTTGGTTTCCCATATCGTTGGTTTTACAAAAATATACGCGCAACTTTTCCGTAAACTTAGATGCAATTTCAAGTTCCCAAAACCTTGTTTTGTGCATGGAAATTTATCCATATAATGttcttaaaaaatgaataaattttacggttaattttttgatttcttttcatatttttttcattagatTTACGggaaaaacacaaatattttACGCAAATAATTCTTCCATTTTATTTCATACTTCATAATGCAACTTTTTTAACTTTAtcttaatcattttttttgaatgTGAGAAGATCTAGATTTTTAAGGTTGCCACAGAATCATTATAATGCACCAAGGCATCTACCATACAGTGTGCTGAATAGGTTGAACATACCACATAGCATTGCTGTACTCTCCAAGAATGTCAGGCACCCTTGGCTCCTCAACACGTCCGAATCGATAGTTATTGAAATCATAAGGTACGGCAAACATCTTCCCAGCAATCAAATTAAAATCCCACTCGTCGATTTAATGGCTTAATTTGGAAACGACGTAGGTTTTGTAATCCTTTGAGCAGTATGGCTTGTTAAAAGCTGAAACTACAGAGGAAAATTTTCTTCCTACTATAGAATACTCTCGAGATTCTTTTGGGTACTCAATGATATCAATACAAACAACGATTGAACCGTTTGCTAAAATGCACACATTATTGGGGAACTTATTGCTTAGGgtaaaagtagaaaaaacaagttttttaaaacgttccGTCAttgaacaagaaataaaagcaTTCTCCTTTAAGTGAActgttttcattcttttggCCTCCATTTCAAATTCTTTGAAGGACGTAATTATTCTGCCATCACTTGTTGAAGGGAAAACATACTTATTCTTTTCTATGAGTCGGTTTCTAATTTGTTCAACAGGTAAATTACCAGACGAAATagctattttaaaaaaccggagaaaattttcaaagggGAAGGCGCTATCATCGGGTAAATGTAGGATTTCGTGAGTAGTAAATCGACATGGATATTTCATGGATATGAGTTTGACGACATAATCAGTCAAAACAGCTCTAGCTTTTTCAACATTAGCATAAGGTACTTGCTTATTATCAAAACCACCAAGCAAAAGCATTGAATAAGGCAACAACATAATGTGTTCCAATTCATGGTCGTGCagtacatttttaaaaactgggAAAAGAAGAGACCCAAACCGACGGATTTCATGAGTCTTGTACTTAGATGAACTCTTTGATAAGCTTCTCAGTTTCCCGTTGAATTCATACGGTGAACAAGATTCAATCATTTTCAGTCGAATGTCTACTTTTGCTAGTTGGAGTGTACTTAGCTTTCCCTCTTGTTTACGTGTAACGAAGGACTTCAGCCTTCTTCCTAACGCACCGGCCCACATTGTGTGCATTGGGTCGATGATGAAACCAGATATCATGGGAAAATCCAGATCAATGAAAGGACTAAGGTCGTGAAGCCCATTTACATGATTATCTTCTGTGTCATCGCCTTTaatgtaatttaaaaattcgGAATCTATTCGACAAGGGGCATTCACATCACTTAGCTGAATTACGGGTTTTTTGTATCCAGGAAATGTTAGTCTCAAACCTAAATTAAAATAACCTTTATTCATGTTTCTTTTATGAATTTGAACAGTAGTATTACCTTTCTGTATGCACCTTTCGCAAGACCAGTAGCCCATATGACCAATAATTCTCTTCAAAAACGAACACATCGGAGTGTCTGCGATGACAACCCGCAAACTTGCCGTAAATTCACGACCTTCGGCCTCAAGATTATGCGGGCACAAACGTTTGAATTCGTCAATAGTCAGTTTCATAAGCTCTTTTGCGGATGCTTTTACTTGTCCATGCTCGAAACCGATTATAAATGGATTAGAAAAATCCAAAACAGTTGGTTGTACTGTAGATGCAAATGATGGCGCAATAGAGTGGACCCTACCAAGAATAGCAATCATTCCTGGTTTTTCTGAATTTTGGAAAATCTCCAAGACATCAACATGAAGATCCACTTCAAAATGGGGAATCGTAGATGGTGTTCTAACCCCTTCTTCCTCGCTTTCTTTGCGTAGCACTTTTTTGGCACGACTAACAACCATTTCCATGTCCAACGCTTCAATCTCATCATTTAATGTAACCCCGACTTAAAACCCCGCGCCTTAAAATGTCTTCATATATTACCGACTTTAAGTCCCTGTCCCCCGACACAATGTCCCTGTATTTTTTGCCATTCAATATTATCCCGACTCAAGACCCCATTTTCCAAAATGTGCCAACAATTCCTAACTTTAAACCCCAGACACAAGCCCCCGTAATTTTTGCAAACGAAATATTTTCCTGACCGAAAACCCCTTGCTTAATCATGTTATAGTTACATCTACTTGAAGCCCCGCTTTAAAACCCccgaaattaaaaattaacctaaaaaaaattttctttttcaaaaccatCTTTGCTGCCACACTTAAATAAAGCGGCATCATTTGTAGGGATTACCTACTCGAGAATAGATTGCACATTTCAGCTTtaaaatatcctttaaaaggaTCTCAAGACAATCATTAATACATCCAGGCATTTTTAGCAAAAGTTATTGAACAGAGAACGGATTACGGATAGCTGAGTTTGTTTTAttcgaatttaattttatgGGTCAGAtgaggaaagaaaacagatcatactgataaataaataaaagttatTCAGGGAAAATAATTATAAATTTGAGCGACTGGAGTACGGCAATAAAAGCAGAGATTGCGGGCTACTCTCTCAAGTTGCTCGGCACATTGGTGGCAGACCGTGTGCCCAcaaggaataaaaattttattctttggaTTGATGGTGCAAATATCACAAATGTGAGCTGGCTGAGGATTGTGATggtcagcagcaacaacaggagGGGCCGTAATTACAGGCTCAACAACAGCAGGGGCAACAATTACGGGCTCGACAACACcaagagcagcagcagccgcaaCCGGAATGCGACGCAGTCGACCTCGAGTACTGAACTTAGGCAGAACCTGAAAAGAACTCGTTCGGGAGTCGAGAGAAGAACTTCTAAAACGAATAGAGCTCGAGTTACGGGTTCTGTCAGTTAAATGACAGCCTGTATCGGCATGTGGACTTTTGCCCCCTTCAACTAATGCCCCCTCGCGTTTACTACAGTTGCCCCCCAGACTGTTGCCCCTTAAAACTATCGTCCCTTAACTAATGCCCCCTTAACTAATGCCCCCTTAACTAATGCCCCCCTAACTAAtgcccccaaaaaaataataaacaattgCCCcctaattataataataatataataataataataatataagtAAGTTTAAATCAAATTAATCTTAATGATTTAAAATAGGCCGTGGTTACAATTTCATATGTCATATGGGGGAGGGGcaattgttaattatttttaagtcCGATCCTAGTAATGTAGACTCGTACAATTTCAGTATtcctataaaatgaaaatataataaaaattgcGAGAATGTTCTAAACATGAATTTCAAGATAAGAAATATACCAATTGCAATTCAACAAACACGGGGACAATACAGAAATTACTGGGACTTGTGTCTGGGGTTTAAAGTTAGGAATTGTTGGCACGTTTTGGAAAACGGGGTCTTGAGTCGGGATAACATTTAATGGCGAAAAACACAGGGACATTGTGTCGGGGGACAGGGACTTAAAGTCGGATATATATTTAGACATTTTATTAAGGCACGGGGTCTTAAGTCGGGGTtacattaaattaaaaaaacacaggGGCCTTGCGTCGGGGGCTAGGGGTTTTGCGTTGTCCATtaattaacaattaaaaatattttttttaatgtcggGGTCTTGCGTCTTAACGTAGGGGTCTACGGTCGACCCCCCTGGGGTCTTATGTCGAAGGGGTCTAAAGTCTACGTGCCGAGAAGGTACCTCCACTCTGAGAGGAGTCTCCTACCCCGATGTGGCCCCGATTTCAGGACGTATGGTGGCGCTAGTTGCCAGAGTAGGCCGACTTTACATGGGAGAGATAGGGAATATGATCGTATTTTCAATTCTGTTAAGTaggaaatgaaatttttacaataatttattttttattttttgaaatatttttagcCACATAGTTCACTTTTTTATATAACGATATgttaaatacaatatttttaaacaatttatatTGGTTCGCTTTGTGGTTTTCCAGCAACAGCTGGTTTGCTAAAGTTCGCGGGGGTATAAAAGGATAAAGGGGAAAAATTCTGTTAACGAGCAGAAACCATGGCAACCAAGCAGAGGAACCATGTTAGCCgccattttttcaatttacgtttgtttttattttgtgaaaACCACATCGACGAAATATCGGTAATTATAATCAAACAACTTGTTGTAGACAAGTATCAAACACCTAGTTGTTTGATTATAATTACCGATATTTCGTCGATGTGGTtttcacaaaataaaaacaaacgtaaattaaaaaatggcgGCTAACATAGTTCTTCTGCTTGGTTGCCATGGTTTCTGCTCGTTAACAgaattttttcccctttatcCTTTTTATACCCTCCGCGAACTTATACCGCAAAGCGAACCCatataaattgttttaaaatattttatttaacatATCGTTATATAAAAAAGTGAACTAAGTGgctaaaaatatttcaaaaaataaaaaatataaattattgtaaaaatttcatttcctACTTAACAGAATTGAAATTACGATCATATTCCCTATTTCTCCCATGTGTAAAGcattctccctctcgggtgaatggctttacgaattaagacaatttgttgtgtaaataaactcagaggcgtatttacccacaatgatgattatgtattactaagctgaggccaaaagtttacaaaacgagtagggATACATGGACGTGAGTCCAATTGGGAAACTGAGCGTGAGATTCGAGACAAAGTAATTTGATCTTACCGTGGTAGCGCGGGCGTACAAGCGTGAGGGAATAATGGGAGAAAAACGGGGAACAATACTACTTGCCGACACGTATAGTATTTGGAGTACGTGTTGAGAAGATAATTCGAATACACACGATGCtcggagaggaaagaagaacaaaataagttggaggaataactaatggattaaaatgaataagctAACACATCAAGATAAAAGTCTACTGTTTAAGAGTGAC is part of the Daphnia magna isolate NIES unplaced genomic scaffold, ASM2063170v1.1 Dm_contigs074, whole genome shotgun sequence genome and harbors:
- the LOC123477529 gene encoding uncharacterized protein LOC123477529, translating into MNQTKKNEELLNVDWSDEILMTWIEEDTPQLEISETLPTGNDWEDELLANLMSNEAKGEIQINANASESMQVSRNINMEEDVTRYINSDRDCEFMQKKRYSNSESDFEFMQEKSSISPSETEEEETSSSKVGYYYSKIESDLDPSSSDSEMAANCKAVSVIYNEEQETWSLPVPLITQTAYCKNCTMKTFPALDTEMTRRRIVAITMLMKGEFNYNLLEVSREMIRNHLLEARENGKNIKQILDTVFPNGTTLLHGSVIKERYVPPIRS